The Phoenix dactylifera cultivar Barhee BC4 unplaced genomic scaffold, palm_55x_up_171113_PBpolish2nd_filt_p 001819F, whole genome shotgun sequence genome has a segment encoding these proteins:
- the LOC108511432 gene encoding protein FANTASTIC FOUR 1-like, translated as MVIYFCKSVHTWLGFPDPEGRRTPPAAPLPPSPLLRCRSMSSRDGEGLRILARETAKPANVVEKTGPGRPAPEKPDPGARGLHECCYDDGLGLCTESLGSESCCDGSVVAGEEEAAVELEESSSGAGEAEAERRSRRGRSGWRREEMVFPPPLSWLAGNGGRRSKRLVPERKDGRLVIKLTTVDRPEIFAVTREDRRLVLHLIEPEMEEEEEEREAEAAPSAEVAPSAEQEEGERVERWEWRMGEIEGVRRCQESVSGYEVVPPWWSHRATTA; from the coding sequence ATGGTGATATATTTTTGTAAGAGCGTACATACCTGGCTAGGGTTTCCAGATCCGGAGGGACGGCGGACCCCGCCGGCGGCTCCGCTGCCGCCATCGCCACTGTTGCGGTGCCGGAGTATGTCATCGCGCGACGGCGAGGGTCTGAGGATCCTCGCCAGGGAGACGGCGAAGCCAGCGAACGTGGTCGAGAAGACGGGCCCAGggaggccggcgccggagaagcCCGATCCCGGCGCCCGGGGCCTCCACGAGTGCTGCTACGACGACGGCCTCGGGCTCTGCACCGAGAGTCTCGGGTCCGAGAGCTGCTGCGACGGCAGCGTGGTGGCCGGGGAAGAGGAGGCGGCGGTGGAGTTAGAGGAAAGCTCTTCCGGCGCCGGTGAGGCGGAGGCGGAGCGGAGATCGAGGAGGGGGAGATCCGGGTGGCGGAGGGAGGAGATGGTGTTCCCGCCGCCGCTGAGTTGGCTGGCGGGTAATGGGGGCCGACGGAGTAAACGTCTGGTGCCGGAGAGGAAGGACGGACGGCTGGTGATCAAGTTGACGACCGTCGATCGGCCGGAGATCTTCGCCGTGACGCGCGAGGACAGGCGGCTCGTATTGCACCTGATCGAACCggagatggaggaggaggaggaggagagggaggcggaggcggcgccGTCGGCGGAGGTGGCGCCGTCGGCGGAGCAGGAGGAAGGGGAGAGGGTGGAGAGGTGGGAGTGGAGGATGGGGGAAATAGAGGGGGTGCGGCGGTGCCAAGAGTCCGTGAGCGGTTACGAGGTGGTGCCGCCATGGTGGAGTCACCGCGCGACGACGGCGTGA